The Gemmatimonas phototrophica region GATGTTCTCGGTAATCTGATCAAGGTGAGAGTCGTCGAACATCTCACATCTTCGGTAGATCGCGTCATCGCATCGTCATCACCGTGCCTCCGGCAAGCTGTTCGTTGTCCTCTCACCTCCACACCTCCGCACCTCCTCCGATCAGGCCCAACGGTCTCGAAAATCAGCGGAGAATCAGTCAGCAAGCCCCGCACTGGTGCCATCGCTAGATTCCCCGCATGAACATTGAAATCGTCACGATCGGCGACGAGCTGCTGCTCGGCTTCACCATCGATACCAACGCGGCGCATTTGGCGCGTGAACTGGCGGCCCTCGGCGTGCGCATCGTACGGCGCGCAACCTGCGGCGATGATGCCAGCAGCATTCAGGCGGCGGTGCGTGAGGCCCTGCAGCGCACGGGGGCCGTGATCACGACCGGTGGGCTCGGGCCCACGGCCGATGACATGACGAAGCCGGCCATTGCCGAGATCTTCGGTCAGGCGATGGTATTGGATCCGGAGATCCTGACCAACCTGCAGGAACGCTGGCGCAAGCGGTTCAATCATGAGTTGCCGGTCAGCAATCACCAGCAGGCCATGGTCCCACTGGGGGCCACGATCCTCAAAAACAATCACGGCTCTGCGCCAGGCATCTGGCTCGAAGATGCCGACGGGAAATGGGTGGCCATGTTGCCCGGCGTGCCGCGGGAAATGCGAGGGATGGTGGCCGATACCATTCTGCCGCGGTTGCGCGATCGGTTGCCGTCGGATGGCCCGGTGATTCGCAGTCGTACGCTGCGCACCGCCAACATTGCCGAATCGGCGCTGGCCGACCGGCTGGGCGAGTTGGCGCGCGGAGTGAACGGGCTGTCGCTGGCGTACCTGCCGGGCAATGACGGCGTGGACCTTCGGCTTACCAGTTGGGACCGGGATGCGCGGGGCACCAGCAGTGCCCTGGAGGCCGCCGCTGCTCTGGTGCGGGCCAAGGTGGAGCCGTTCATCTACGGTGAAGGCGATGACGATCTGGCCGCAATCATGCTGGCCGAATGTGCCGCGCGCGGCGCCACCGTGGCGGTGGCGGAGAGCTGCACCGGCGGCATGCTGGGGATGCGCCTCACCGCCGTGCCGGGCTCCAGTCGGACCGTACTGGGCGGCACCATTGCCTACGCCAACGAAGTAAAGATCCGGGAGCTGGGCGTGCCGGCCGAGCTCATTGCCGACCAGGGGACCGTCAGTGAAGCCGTCGCCCGGGCCATGGCCAGCGGCGTGCGCCAGCGCTTCGGCAGCACCATTGGCTTCGGCATTACCGGTATCGCCGGCCCTGATGGCGGCACTCCGGAAAAGCCAGTGGGTACTGTTTGGGTGGCGGTCGATCTGGCGGGGGAGGTGCACGCGGTGCGGGCGATTCTTCCCGGTGACCGCTTCGAGATTCGCTGGCGGGCGGCCCAGTTGGCCCTCGATCGCCTGCGGAAAACCTTTGCCCGGGACACCGACGCCACCGGGTGGACGTCCCGGAGTTAAACCGGGGCCGTTTGCGACCGGGCTCGGCGGGGGCGGCAGAAGTTGACGTCGACCGCTTGAGCCGAGCCCCGGTTTCCCAGAAGTTTCCCGTATCATACTAGGCATTTCCGGACCGTTGGTTCGGTAACTTTGGGCAGCCCCGTACGTACGGGACTGCACGACCGCTGGCGCTCAGGGCGCCACGGATTCCCGGCTGCATCCAGGACGACCATGACTGATCCCATGTCGAACGCTGACGCGACGATCGAATCCCTTGCCGATATGGACGCGCCCGACCCGGCAGCGCCCATCGACGCGTCGGACGATCGTCAGCGTGAAATTGATGACCTGAAGGACAAGCACCTGCGCCTCGCGGCGGAGTACGACAATTTCCGACGTCGTGCCGCAAAGGAACGGCAGGAAGCCGGCTGGCGCGCGCAGGGAGAGCTCGTGCGCGGCCTCATTGACGCCATCGACGATATCACGCGCTTTGCGCATGTCGATCCGGCCACGGTGGACAGCAAGACCGTCGTGGATGGCGTGTTGCTGGTGGAGAAGAAGCTCTTCAAGTCGCTGGCCGGTCATGGCTTTGAAGTGCTCGACCCCACCGGGCAGGCGTTCGACCCCAATCTGCACGAGGCGGTCAGTACGCAACCCGCACCCCTGCCGGAGGAAGATGGCATGGTCGCCGTCTGCTTCCAGTCAGGCTATGTCATCAACGGCCTCGTGCTGCGCCCCGCGCGCGTGATCGTGAAGCAGTGGACCGGCGCCTGAGCCCACGGCTCATCCGTCACTTACCAGGCCTCAACGCTTAGCATGGCCAACGGCACCGATTACTACGCAGTCCTCGGCGTTTCGTCGTCTTCAACCGCCGACGAAATCAAGAAGCAGTACCGGCGACTCGCCAAGCAGTACCATCCCGACGCCAATCAGAACGACCCCAAGTCTGCTGATCGCTTCAAGGAAATCTCCGAAGCGTACAACGTGCTGGGGGACGCTGAGAAGCGAAAGCAATACGACGACATGCGCCGTCTGGGCGCCTTTGGCGGCGTGGGCTTTGGTGGTGGGGCGTCGCGCGCCTCGGCCCGTCCTGGCGGCTTCGGATCGACCGGCCCGGGACAATCAGGGGCCGGGACATTCACCGACTTCGACGTGGGAGGGATTGGCGGTCTCGGCGATCTCTTCTCGTCCATGTTTGGTGGTGCTGCAGGCGCGCGAAATACACGCAGCAAGGGGCCCGAAAAAGGGCAGTCCATCGAACAGCTCGTGGACGTTCCGTTTCGCATCGCGGCCGCCGGCGGCAAGGTGCCAGTAGAGCTCGAGGTGAACGAAGAGTGCATCATGTGTCACGGCAACGGTGCCGCACCTGGCGCCCAGATCAAACCGTGTGGTGAGTGCAGCGGCCGCGGCGTGATTTCGTTCGGGCAGGGGAGCTTTGCCGTCAACCGCCCCTGTCCGGTGTGCATGGGCCGTGGCAGTGTGCCCACGGAACGATGCAGCACCTGCCGAGGTACAGGAGAGGCACGGGCGCGTCGCACCGTGAACATCACGGTACCGGCGGGCGCGGAGTCGGGCAGTAAAGTGCGGCTGCGCGGTCAGGGTGGCAAAGGTGCAGCCGGTGGGCAGGCCGGCGATCTCGTCATCACGTTCAACGTGCAGCACGATCGGTTCTACAAGCGCGATGGGCTCGATCTCATTGCCACGGTCCCCATCAACATCGCCCAGGCGACGTTGGGGTCGCGGGTCAGCGTGAAGACACTCGATGGCAAGAAGGTCGCCATCCGGATTCCCGCTGGCACCTCGGCTGGCCGCCGCTTCAAGGTGGCCGGGCAGGGGATTGAGAAAGACGGGAAGAAGGGCGACTTACTGGTTGAAGTAACCATCACCGTACCGGACAGCCTCACCGAGGCGCAGGAGAAGGCGATGCGTGAATTTGCCGAAGCCAGCGGGATGAAGTTTTGATGACTCTCTCTCGTGGGACGCGTGCGGCCTGCCTGGCTGCGTGGTTGAGCGCGGTGCCCACGGTCACGTGGGCGCAGGCTACGCCGGCCGCGTCTGACAGTACGTCACGCACACCAACGACGCGCTGGCAGTTTGACCAGTGCATGGGTGGGCTCACGTATGGTGCGCCCCTCAAGTGGGCGCTGTCGTACGGCATGGGCTTTGTGCGTGAAAGTGAAAAGCGCGACTGGTGCTTTCTTGGGGCCGCCAAGGTGGGATTCGGTGGCGCCAGTTTCAACGTGGGGCTCGCCAATTCGCTGGGGCACTGGGGCAGTGGTGTGGCCGTCACGGGTGGTCTGCTGCGCACCTTCAATGACCCCATGGGGGCCATTGCCAAGCGCACGTATGTGGGAGGCACGGTGCATGTGTGGCCACTGCTCGCGCTGGGCGGCGAGATTGGCTACTACACGCGTATCGGCGCCGACCCTGCCGGAATGACGCGTGGCCGCGGTATGGTGACCTGGTCTACCGGGTTCGGCT contains the following coding sequences:
- a CDS encoding competence/damage-inducible protein A, whose protein sequence is MNIEIVTIGDELLLGFTIDTNAAHLARELAALGVRIVRRATCGDDASSIQAAVREALQRTGAVITTGGLGPTADDMTKPAIAEIFGQAMVLDPEILTNLQERWRKRFNHELPVSNHQQAMVPLGATILKNNHGSAPGIWLEDADGKWVAMLPGVPREMRGMVADTILPRLRDRLPSDGPVIRSRTLRTANIAESALADRLGELARGVNGLSLAYLPGNDGVDLRLTSWDRDARGTSSALEAAAALVRAKVEPFIYGEGDDDLAAIMLAECAARGATVAVAESCTGGMLGMRLTAVPGSSRTVLGGTIAYANEVKIRELGVPAELIADQGTVSEAVARAMASGVRQRFGSTIGFGITGIAGPDGGTPEKPVGTVWVAVDLAGEVHAVRAILPGDRFEIRWRAAQLALDRLRKTFARDTDATGWTSRS
- a CDS encoding nucleotide exchange factor GrpE — encoded protein: MSNADATIESLADMDAPDPAAPIDASDDRQREIDDLKDKHLRLAAEYDNFRRRAAKERQEAGWRAQGELVRGLIDAIDDITRFAHVDPATVDSKTVVDGVLLVEKKLFKSLAGHGFEVLDPTGQAFDPNLHEAVSTQPAPLPEEDGMVAVCFQSGYVINGLVLRPARVIVKQWTGA
- a CDS encoding DnaJ C-terminal domain-containing protein, which codes for MANGTDYYAVLGVSSSSTADEIKKQYRRLAKQYHPDANQNDPKSADRFKEISEAYNVLGDAEKRKQYDDMRRLGAFGGVGFGGGASRASARPGGFGSTGPGQSGAGTFTDFDVGGIGGLGDLFSSMFGGAAGARNTRSKGPEKGQSIEQLVDVPFRIAAAGGKVPVELEVNEECIMCHGNGAAPGAQIKPCGECSGRGVISFGQGSFAVNRPCPVCMGRGSVPTERCSTCRGTGEARARRTVNITVPAGAESGSKVRLRGQGGKGAAGGQAGDLVITFNVQHDRFYKRDGLDLIATVPINIAQATLGSRVSVKTLDGKKVAIRIPAGTSAGRRFKVAGQGIEKDGKKGDLLVEVTITVPDSLTEAQEKAMREFAEASGMKF